In a single window of the Mucilaginibacter defluvii genome:
- a CDS encoding thiamine pyrophosphate-dependent enzyme → MAKTVADQLVEMLINAGIKRIYAVTGDSLNEVNDAVRRSGKIQWVHVRHEEAGAYAAAAEAELTGIACCAGSSGPGHVHLINGLYDAHRSGAPVIAIASTIATTEFGTEYFQETNTLKLFADCSHYNQIATTPKQLPRMLQGAIQAALHKKGVAVLGLPGDITGMDAEEITTATQNFNPVPVIKPSDADLSNLASVLGQHKKITIFCGIGAADAHDEVVALSQKLHATVAYSFRAKMDIQHHNPNEVGMTGLLGLPSAYQSMHHSDLILLLGTDFPYANFIPSDCTIVQVDTKPERIGRRANVDIGLCGSVKDTLQALLPLVNQSTDDKFLKEQLEFYGEVKKKMHTYVEDTGETDKIHPEYVSHCIDEMADDDAIFTVDTGMSCVWGARYINATGKRKMLGSFNHGSMANAMPQAIGASLAFPGRQVVALCGDGGLSMLLGDLATITQYKLPVKIIVFNNRSLGMVKLEMEVAGLPDWQTDMHNPDFMLVAQAMGMKGLTVNEPTGVKAAIQAAFTHDGPALINVMTDPNALAMPPKIEFKQVKGMALSMSKLVLSGQMDEVLDTIKANYKHIKDIL, encoded by the coding sequence ATGGCAAAAACAGTAGCCGACCAATTGGTTGAAATGCTGATAAATGCGGGCATAAAACGCATATACGCCGTTACAGGCGATAGTTTGAACGAGGTGAACGATGCCGTTAGGCGATCAGGAAAGATACAGTGGGTTCACGTACGCCATGAGGAAGCGGGTGCTTACGCCGCCGCGGCTGAAGCGGAACTGACCGGTATTGCCTGTTGCGCGGGCAGCAGCGGACCAGGGCACGTGCACCTCATCAATGGTTTGTATGATGCGCACCGCTCTGGGGCACCGGTTATTGCCATTGCCTCAACCATTGCCACTACAGAGTTTGGTACCGAGTATTTTCAGGAAACCAATACGTTGAAACTGTTTGCCGATTGTAGCCATTACAACCAGATAGCCACCACGCCTAAACAATTGCCGCGTATGCTGCAAGGTGCCATACAGGCCGCATTACATAAAAAAGGCGTTGCGGTGTTAGGCCTGCCCGGCGATATTACCGGCATGGATGCCGAAGAAATAACTACTGCTACACAAAACTTTAACCCTGTACCGGTTATCAAACCGTCGGATGCTGATTTGAGCAATTTGGCATCGGTACTTGGCCAGCATAAAAAGATCACCATATTTTGCGGCATCGGTGCTGCCGACGCGCACGATGAGGTGGTGGCACTATCGCAAAAATTACATGCTACGGTAGCCTACTCCTTCCGCGCTAAGATGGATATACAGCACCATAACCCCAACGAAGTGGGCATGACGGGTTTACTTGGCTTACCATCGGCCTATCAAAGCATGCACCATTCGGATCTGATATTGTTGCTGGGCACTGATTTCCCTTACGCTAACTTTATACCGTCTGACTGCACCATTGTGCAGGTAGATACCAAACCTGAGCGTATCGGTCGTCGCGCTAATGTGGATATTGGTTTATGCGGATCGGTAAAAGACACCCTGCAAGCCTTGCTTCCGCTGGTTAATCAAAGTACCGATGATAAATTTCTGAAAGAGCAACTGGAGTTTTATGGCGAGGTAAAAAAGAAGATGCATACCTACGTAGAAGATACCGGCGAAACTGACAAAATTCACCCGGAATATGTATCGCACTGCATTGATGAGATGGCCGATGATGATGCCATTTTTACAGTAGATACCGGCATGTCATGCGTGTGGGGTGCGCGGTATATTAATGCTACCGGTAAGCGCAAAATGCTGGGTTCGTTCAATCATGGCTCCATGGCTAATGCCATGCCGCAGGCCATTGGCGCGTCGCTGGCGTTTCCGGGCAGACAGGTGGTTGCGCTATGCGGAGATGGTGGCCTGTCTATGTTATTGGGCGATCTGGCAACCATCACACAATATAAATTACCGGTGAAGATCATCGTATTTAACAACCGCTCGTTGGGTATGGTAAAGCTGGAAATGGAAGTAGCCGGCCTGCCCGACTGGCAAACCGACATGCACAACCCGGATTTTATGTTAGTTGCGCAAGCTATGGGTATGAAGGGCTTAACTGTTAATGAGCCAACAGGTGTAAAAGCGGCAATACAAGCGGCTTTTACCCATGATGGCCCGGCACTGATCAACGTGATGACCGACCCTAACGCCTTGGCCATGCCGCCCAAAATTGAGTTTAAACAGGTTAAAGGTATGGCGCTATCCATGAGCAAGCTGGTATTAAGCGGGCAAATGGACGAAGTGCTCGATACTATTAAAGCCAACTACAAGCATATAAAAGACATTTTGTAA
- a CDS encoding sialidase family protein: MMKNRILLLAILVIVLPGVTKAQAFKKLSTDLVLVDAPFKQCHASTIVQNNAGELLLACFGGTQEGRDDVSIWITKLNNGKATSVTKVADGVVNDTSRYPAWNPVLFKDKTGTITLFYKVGPNPREWWGMFKTSVDDGKTWSAAVKLPAGILGPIKNKPVQLKNGVILSLSSIEEMGENGRWKVHIERSTDEGKTWANIPVDTAGKLDVIQPSVLTYPGGRLQILCRSRQGKVVQAWSTDGGKTWGKLSATTLLNPNSGTDAVTLKSGRQLIVYNPDVPGKDWFNGRGKLRVAMSTDGQKWTDVAELENGDKEEYSYPAIIQTKDGLIHITYTYDRKNIKHVVLQENSK; encoded by the coding sequence ATGATGAAAAATCGCATCCTGCTGTTAGCTATTTTAGTAATTGTGTTGCCCGGTGTTACTAAGGCACAGGCCTTCAAAAAATTATCAACTGACCTGGTTCTTGTCGATGCGCCGTTTAAGCAATGCCATGCTTCAACTATTGTACAAAATAACGCAGGCGAATTACTACTGGCATGTTTCGGCGGCACGCAGGAGGGTAGGGATGATGTTTCTATATGGATAACCAAGCTCAATAACGGTAAGGCTACATCAGTAACAAAAGTAGCCGATGGTGTTGTGAACGATACCTCACGTTACCCGGCATGGAACCCGGTGCTGTTTAAAGATAAAACCGGTACCATTACCCTGTTTTACAAAGTTGGCCCAAACCCACGCGAGTGGTGGGGCATGTTCAAAACTTCAGTTGACGATGGCAAAACATGGTCTGCCGCCGTAAAATTACCTGCCGGTATTTTAGGGCCTATAAAAAATAAACCCGTTCAGCTTAAAAACGGCGTAATACTGTCGCTATCGAGCATTGAGGAAATGGGCGAGAATGGCCGCTGGAAAGTGCACATCGAGCGTTCTACAGATGAAGGAAAAACCTGGGCTAACATTCCGGTTGATACTGCCGGAAAATTAGATGTGATACAACCCAGCGTATTGACTTATCCCGGTGGCCGGTTGCAGATACTCTGCCGTAGCAGGCAGGGTAAGGTAGTGCAGGCCTGGTCAACCGATGGCGGTAAAACCTGGGGCAAGCTTTCCGCTACAACACTGCTCAACCCCAATTCGGGCACAGATGCGGTTACCCTGAAAAGCGGCAGGCAACTGATCGTTTATAATCCTGATGTGCCTGGTAAGGACTGGTTTAACGGTCGCGGTAAGCTGCGTGTTGCCATGAGCACGGACGGCCAAAAATGGACGGATGTTGCAGAACTGGAGAACGGCGACAAAGAGGAATATAGCTATCCAGCCATTATACAAACCAAAGACGGCTTGATACACATTACCTATACGTACGACCGGAAGAACATAAAGCATGTAGTGCTTCAGGAGAACAGTAAGTAA
- a CDS encoding cytidine deaminase produces the protein MIDKQINIAFKEYTSINELPDADKALCNEAVKALDTSHSPYSHFKVGAALQLKSGTILRASNQENVAYPSGLCAERVALFNWGANHADDAIITMAVTAQTNDFDLLKPITSCGACLQVMAECEKIQNTPMRVLLYCINGPVWVVDGVQSFLPFLFFEDRLTH, from the coding sequence ATGATTGATAAACAAATTAATATAGCCTTTAAAGAATACACTTCTATTAATGAACTACCAGATGCTGATAAGGCATTATGCAATGAAGCTGTAAAAGCGCTCGATACTTCACACTCGCCCTATTCGCACTTTAAGGTAGGCGCGGCGCTGCAATTGAAAAGCGGCACTATACTGCGTGCCAGCAACCAGGAAAATGTGGCCTATCCATCCGGCTTATGTGCCGAGCGTGTGGCGCTGTTTAACTGGGGTGCTAACCATGCCGATGATGCTATTATAACCATGGCGGTTACCGCGCAAACCAATGATTTTGATCTGCTGAAACCCATCACCTCGTGCGGGGCCTGCCTGCAGGTTATGGCCGAATGCGAAAAAATCCAAAACACGCCCATGCGCGTACTGTTATATTGTATAAACGGCCCGGTTTGGGTGGTTGATGGAGTGCAGAGCTTTTTGCCATTCCTGTTTTTTGAAGATCGTTTAACACATTAA
- a CDS encoding Tex family protein produces the protein MVTHFKKIATELAIAEKQVSATANLLDEGATVPFISRYRKELTGSLDEVQVAAVRDRLQQLRDLDKRREAILKSLADMGKLTPELEAKVNEAETMVSLEDIYLPYRPKRKTRATAAREKGLQTLADALLEQNRFDVEAEAEKYIDKEKGVADSNEALAAARDIIAEYISEHADTRTKMRELFVQKGTIQSKVVDGKEQEGIKYKDYFDWSEPVKTVPSHRLLAMRRGEKEEILWLDIKPADEDAISLLEKAFIKGNNPASQQVQLALLDSYKRLLKPSMETEVRLFTKKQADDEAIRVFAENARQLLLSAPLGQKRVMAIDPGFRTGCKVVCLDEQGKLLENATIYPHTGAGNVREAEKTVKHLVAQYQIQAIAIGNGTAGRETEVFVRGLNLPGVTIVMVNESGASIYSASEVAREEFPDKDVTVRGAVSIGRRLMDPLAELVKIDPKSIGVGQYQHDVDQNKLQTSLDDTVISCVNAVGVELNTASKQILAYISGLGPQLAQNIVTYRDQNGAFKRRNELRKVARLGDKAYEQAAGFLRIRDAVNPLDASAVHPERYALVEQMAKDHGCSVKELMTDEKLRKSINLQKYVSDTVGLPTLNDIIAELAKPGRDPREQFEAFSFTDGVNVIDDLKIGMKLPGIVTNITAFGAFVDIGVHQDGLVHLSQITNRFIKDPNEVLKVHQKVEVRVTEVDVNRKRISLTMKDDKKPSAPRRVDNNRGVSNQKNKPHPETDMAAKLAALKSKFK, from the coding sequence ATGGTAACTCATTTCAAAAAAATTGCCACCGAACTTGCTATTGCCGAAAAACAGGTAAGCGCTACCGCTAACCTGTTGGATGAAGGGGCTACCGTGCCCTTTATATCGCGATATCGTAAAGAGCTGACGGGCAGTTTGGACGAAGTACAGGTTGCCGCCGTGCGCGACCGCTTGCAGCAACTGCGTGACCTGGACAAGCGCCGGGAAGCCATACTGAAATCATTAGCCGATATGGGTAAGTTAACACCCGAATTGGAAGCCAAAGTAAACGAAGCTGAAACCATGGTTTCGTTAGAGGATATTTACCTGCCCTACCGCCCTAAGCGTAAAACCCGTGCTACCGCCGCCCGTGAAAAGGGGTTGCAGACACTGGCTGATGCCCTGCTTGAGCAAAACAGGTTTGATGTAGAGGCCGAGGCTGAAAAATATATCGATAAGGAAAAAGGTGTAGCAGACAGTAACGAAGCGCTTGCAGCTGCCCGCGATATTATTGCGGAGTACATCAGCGAGCACGCCGATACCCGCACCAAAATGCGCGAGCTGTTCGTCCAAAAAGGCACCATACAAAGTAAGGTGGTTGATGGTAAGGAGCAGGAAGGCATTAAATATAAGGATTATTTTGATTGGAGCGAACCCGTGAAAACTGTCCCGTCGCACCGTTTACTGGCCATGCGCAGGGGAGAAAAAGAAGAGATACTTTGGCTGGATATTAAGCCTGCTGATGAAGATGCCATAAGCTTGTTAGAAAAGGCTTTTATAAAAGGCAATAACCCGGCATCGCAACAAGTACAACTGGCCTTGCTGGATAGCTACAAACGCCTGCTCAAACCATCTATGGAAACGGAGGTGCGCCTGTTTACCAAAAAGCAGGCAGATGACGAAGCCATCCGTGTATTTGCAGAGAATGCCCGACAGTTATTGCTGAGCGCGCCGCTTGGTCAAAAACGTGTAATGGCTATTGATCCCGGTTTCCGTACGGGTTGTAAGGTGGTTTGTTTGGACGAACAGGGCAAGCTATTGGAGAATGCCACCATCTATCCGCATACCGGCGCGGGTAATGTTCGCGAAGCCGAGAAAACAGTTAAACATTTAGTAGCGCAGTATCAAATACAAGCTATAGCCATCGGTAATGGCACCGCAGGCCGCGAGACAGAGGTTTTTGTGCGTGGGTTAAACCTGCCGGGTGTTACTATCGTGATGGTGAACGAGAGCGGGGCATCGATCTACTCCGCGTCGGAAGTGGCGCGTGAGGAGTTTCCGGATAAGGATGTTACTGTGCGTGGCGCCGTATCTATCGGCCGCAGGCTGATGGACCCCTTGGCCGAATTGGTAAAGATCGATCCGAAGTCAATTGGCGTAGGGCAGTACCAGCACGATGTGGATCAGAATAAACTGCAAACGTCATTGGATGATACCGTGATCAGTTGCGTAAATGCCGTGGGGGTTGAGCTGAATACCGCATCAAAGCAGATACTGGCCTATATATCGGGCCTCGGGCCACAATTAGCGCAAAATATTGTTACCTATCGTGATCAGAATGGTGCCTTCAAGCGCCGCAACGAACTACGGAAAGTTGCCCGTTTAGGCGATAAGGCTTATGAACAGGCTGCCGGTTTTTTGCGCATCCGCGATGCCGTAAACCCGCTTGATGCAAGTGCGGTACACCCTGAGCGGTATGCACTGGTTGAGCAAATGGCAAAAGATCACGGCTGCTCCGTAAAGGAATTAATGACCGATGAGAAGCTACGTAAAAGCATCAACCTGCAAAAGTACGTGTCTGATACCGTGGGCCTGCCAACCCTGAATGATATTATAGCCGAGCTGGCCAAGCCGGGACGTGACCCGCGCGAGCAGTTTGAGGCCTTTAGCTTTACCGATGGCGTTAACGTGATTGACGATTTAAAGATAGGCATGAAGCTGCCGGGTATAGTAACCAATATTACGGCCTTCGGCGCCTTTGTTGATATCGGCGTGCACCAGGATGGTTTAGTGCACCTGAGCCAGATCACTAACCGGTTTATAAAGGATCCGAATGAAGTGTTAAAAGTGCATCAAAAAGTGGAGGTGCGCGTTACCGAGGTGGATGTTAACCGCAAGCGGATATCACTAACCATGAAGGATGATAAAAAACCTTCCGCGCCGCGCCGTGTCGATAATAACAGAGGGGTATCAAACCAAAAAAATAAGCCACACCCGGAAACGGATATGGCTGCTAAGCTTGCTGCTTTAAAAAGTAAGTTTAAGTAA
- a CDS encoding metal-dependent transcriptional regulator: MYTLSEENYLKAIYRLAQAGGKITPTAIAESLGNNPASVVDMIRKLTEKQLIEYDKKKGVKLTAQGLKDAVLIVRRHRLWEVFLLEKLGYHWDEIHDIAEELEHINNETLADRLDKFLGFPEYDPHGDPIPKANGKMAKPYSVTLAAMKAGSTCHVAAVRDTSSAFLQYLAKLNIGIGTKIQLVEKISFDNSLVISIDGKEHTTVSQKFGDNILVE, translated from the coding sequence ATGTATACACTATCAGAAGAAAATTACTTAAAGGCCATTTATCGTTTAGCGCAGGCTGGCGGCAAGATAACGCCCACTGCCATAGCCGAATCATTAGGCAACAACCCCGCCTCAGTGGTTGATATGATACGCAAACTGACCGAAAAGCAACTGATAGAATACGACAAGAAAAAAGGTGTAAAATTAACTGCGCAGGGTTTAAAGGACGCGGTGCTGATAGTCAGGCGGCACCGTTTATGGGAAGTGTTTTTATTAGAGAAACTGGGCTACCACTGGGACGAGATACACGATATAGCCGAAGAACTGGAGCATATAAACAATGAAACCCTGGCCGACCGTTTAGACAAGTTCCTGGGTTTTCCGGAGTATGACCCGCATGGCGACCCAATACCCAAAGCCAATGGTAAAATGGCCAAACCCTACTCGGTTACGCTTGCAGCCATGAAAGCCGGCAGCACCTGCCACGTAGCGGCCGTGCGCGATACCAGCAGCGCCTTTTTGCAATACCTGGCTAAGCTCAACATCGGCATCGGCACCAAAATACAGTTGGTAGAGAAAATCTCTTTTGATAATTCGCTGGTGATAAGTATCGACGGCAAGGAACATACTACCGTTTCGCAAAAATTTGGTGATAATATTTTGGTGGAGTAA
- a CDS encoding TonB-dependent receptor has protein sequence MRYTLLFFMLIAVPVALKAQTGEVKGRVTADTTGLSYASVTVSGTKLGTRADANGYFELKGIPSGSRSINFSSVTFKSKSVKLNIIDGQPQIINVNLKPLETKLNEVVVTGVSRATQLRKNPVPVAVLSKSTLERQVSTNIIESVVKGVPGVNAVTTGPNISKPFIRGLGYNRVLTLYDGIRQEGQQWGDEHGIEIDAYGLGRVEVVKGPASLTYGSDALAGVINMIPYIQSDSTGFRGDVTTEYHTNNGMAATSIGLNYSKNDWKYNLRGTYKMAHDYRNQNDGYVYNSGFRELNFTGIARADKKWGYTQIAATLYHNLQEIPDGSRDSLTRRFTKQVAENDDIKNRPLVSDEELRTYAIAPLHQNIRHYRVYSQSRFKVGKGSINALLGVQQNIRQEYTHPTALKQAALYIVLNTLNYEARYNLPVFAGIESTIGANGFYQTNRNKNATDFPIPDYNLFDIGTYIFAKKSWGKVDVSGGVRYDNRHIKWNDFYVGTDVQTGFGKQVQASTPNALLQFPEFDKNYTGISGSLGLTYNITERLLIKANVARGYRAPNITEIGSNGLDPGAHIVYLGNRTFKPEFSLQQDVGFIAYLRHMDIMAEFFNNNIDNYIYQARLTDANGNPVVIVEGNSTYQYQQSKARLYGAEFTLNLHPEGLKWLSFNNSLAYVRGINKNEALVQQSNGAAKYLPFIPPLHVRSQLRFKLDGEYGVFSKIYAGVEANIYSEQDKFYALDNTETYTPGYTLINLSAGTTIKTRTDKKCLELFLQADNLFDKVYQSNLNRLKYFEYYQSSPNGRLGIYNMGRNVSVKAIWHF, from the coding sequence ATGAGATATACTTTGTTGTTCTTTATGCTGATAGCTGTACCTGTAGCACTTAAAGCGCAAACGGGCGAAGTAAAAGGCCGGGTAACTGCCGATACTACAGGTCTCTCTTACGCCTCGGTAACGGTAAGCGGCACAAAGTTGGGTACCCGTGCTGATGCTAATGGCTATTTTGAATTGAAAGGCATCCCGTCAGGTAGCCGCAGTATCAATTTTTCGAGCGTAACCTTTAAGAGTAAGAGCGTTAAGTTGAATATAATCGACGGGCAGCCGCAAATCATCAACGTAAACCTTAAACCGCTTGAAACTAAGTTGAACGAGGTGGTGGTAACCGGTGTATCTCGTGCAACGCAACTGCGTAAAAACCCTGTGCCGGTGGCGGTACTCTCAAAAAGCACCTTGGAGCGGCAGGTGAGTACAAATATTATTGAAAGCGTGGTAAAAGGCGTGCCGGGCGTTAATGCGGTTACTACCGGGCCCAATATTTCCAAGCCTTTTATCCGGGGGCTGGGCTATAACCGCGTGCTTACCTTATACGATGGCATCCGCCAGGAAGGCCAGCAATGGGGCGATGAACATGGTATTGAGATCGATGCTTACGGCCTGGGCAGGGTTGAGGTGGTAAAAGGCCCGGCAAGCCTTACTTATGGGTCTGACGCGTTAGCGGGCGTAATCAACATGATACCTTACATTCAGTCTGATAGTACCGGTTTCAGGGGAGATGTTACTACCGAGTATCATACTAATAATGGCATGGCGGCCACCTCAATAGGCCTAAATTATAGCAAAAACGACTGGAAATACAACTTGCGTGGCACCTACAAAATGGCGCACGATTATCGCAACCAAAACGACGGTTATGTATATAATAGCGGCTTCCGCGAATTGAATTTTACAGGGATAGCCCGTGCCGATAAAAAATGGGGTTACACGCAGATCGCCGCCACGCTATACCATAATCTGCAGGAGATACCCGATGGCAGCCGCGATTCGCTTACCCGCAGATTTACCAAACAGGTGGCTGAAAACGATGATATTAAAAACCGCCCGCTGGTTAGTGATGAGGAGTTACGCACTTACGCCATAGCGCCTTTGCATCAAAATATCAGGCATTACCGCGTTTACTCGCAAAGCCGGTTTAAGGTAGGCAAAGGGAGTATTAACGCTTTGTTGGGCGTTCAGCAAAACATCAGGCAGGAGTACACGCACCCTACCGCGCTTAAACAAGCCGCGCTGTATATTGTGCTCAATACTCTTAATTACGAAGCCCGCTATAACCTGCCGGTTTTTGCCGGGATAGAAAGCACTATTGGCGCTAATGGCTTTTACCAAACCAACCGCAATAAAAACGCTACCGATTTCCCGATACCTGATTATAACCTGTTTGATATCGGTACCTACATCTTTGCCAAAAAAAGCTGGGGTAAGGTTGATGTTTCGGGCGGTGTCAGGTATGATAACAGGCATATCAAATGGAATGATTTTTATGTAGGTACCGATGTGCAAACCGGCTTTGGTAAACAAGTGCAGGCCAGTACGCCAAATGCGTTGCTGCAATTTCCGGAGTTTGATAAAAACTATACCGGCATTTCGGGCAGTTTAGGTTTAACTTATAACATTACCGAGCGACTCCTTATCAAAGCAAACGTGGCACGCGGCTACCGAGCGCCAAACATTACCGAGATCGGCTCGAACGGGCTTGACCCGGGCGCGCATATTGTTTACCTGGGTAACCGTACCTTTAAGCCTGAATTCAGTTTGCAGCAGGATGTGGGCTTTATTGCCTACCTGCGCCACATGGATATTATGGCTGAGTTTTTCAATAATAATATCGACAATTACATTTATCAAGCCCGCCTTACTGATGCCAACGGCAACCCGGTAGTAATCGTCGAGGGTAACAGTACTTATCAGTATCAGCAATCGAAAGCCCGACTTTATGGTGCCGAGTTTACGCTCAACCTGCATCCCGAAGGGTTAAAATGGCTGAGCTTTAACAATAGTTTGGCTTACGTGCGGGGTATAAATAAAAACGAAGCGTTGGTACAACAATCAAACGGCGCGGCAAAGTACCTGCCCTTTATTCCGCCGCTGCATGTACGGTCGCAATTACGGTTTAAGCTGGATGGTGAGTATGGCGTGTTCTCTAAAATTTATGCAGGTGTTGAGGCTAATATTTACTCGGAACAGGATAAATTTTACGCCCTTGATAATACCGAAACCTACACGCCAGGCTACACGCTCATCAACCTAAGCGCGGGCACCACCATCAAAACCCGAACCGACAAAAAATGCCTCGAGTTGTTTTTGCAGGCTGATAACTTGTTCGATAAGGTTTATCAATCCAACCTTAACCGTTTAAAATACTTTGAGTACTACCAATCGTCACCCAATGGCCGGTTGGGTATTTATAATATGGGCCGTAACGTGAGCGTGAAAGCGATCTGGCATTTTTAG
- a CDS encoding protease codes for MKNYKILLSAAALALASCGAGNSNSGNADSTANNADSTVQQDAPKTIYATMQIADTVKMGEPVNLKFTVYNPADTASKFLKWHTPFEPPLSKYVDVKGENGQEANYKGAMAKRMMPPPADSYIKLAPGDSTSATVDLAKTYAIEKPGKYTVVYNSAGVSGLTVKDSVSFMYVK; via the coding sequence ATGAAAAACTATAAAATATTATTATCTGCCGCGGCTTTAGCACTTGCCTCGTGCGGTGCCGGTAACAGCAATTCGGGCAATGCCGATTCAACTGCAAACAATGCCGATAGCACTGTACAACAGGATGCCCCGAAAACCATCTACGCCACCATGCAAATAGCCGATACGGTGAAAATGGGCGAGCCGGTTAATTTGAAATTTACGGTTTATAACCCTGCGGATACGGCATCAAAGTTTTTGAAATGGCATACCCCTTTCGAACCACCTTTAAGCAAATATGTCGACGTTAAAGGCGAGAACGGGCAGGAAGCCAATTATAAAGGCGCCATGGCAAAACGCATGATGCCGCCACCTGCCGATAGCTACATTAAACTTGCCCCCGGCGACAGCACTTCAGCTACAGTCGATTTGGCAAAAACATACGCTATAGAAAAACCGGGCAAATATACCGTGGTTTACAACAGCGCCGGCGTAAGCGGACTAACCGTGAAGGATAGTGTAAGCTTTATGTATGTAAAATAA
- a CDS encoding GDSL-type esterase/lipase family protein: protein MKIKLLLVIVVTLFTVNASAQKGFPFDAEVRQFKHQDSLQMPAPDGILFVGSSSIRLWDDLEKRFEGKPVIKRGLGGSELWQWVDYYTPYVLFPYQPKKVFIYAGENDIASGRTAQNVAGSFEKLWTMIHDKLPNAEIYFLSIKPSPSRAKFLNEVILANNLIKAYADSKPKTRFIDVATPILNEKNMRPDSSLFKGDYLHLNSKGYDKWEKVLKKYVK from the coding sequence ATGAAAATTAAACTACTATTAGTAATAGTTGTCACTCTGTTTACTGTTAACGCCAGCGCCCAAAAAGGGTTTCCGTTTGATGCCGAGGTGCGACAGTTTAAACACCAGGATAGTTTGCAGATGCCTGCGCCGGACGGGATATTATTCGTCGGTAGTTCATCTATCCGTTTGTGGGATGACCTGGAGAAACGCTTTGAGGGTAAGCCGGTTATAAAACGCGGACTTGGCGGCTCGGAACTTTGGCAATGGGTAGATTATTATACGCCTTATGTGCTGTTCCCTTATCAGCCTAAAAAGGTATTTATATACGCGGGTGAGAATGATATCGCCTCAGGCCGTACGGCTCAAAATGTGGCCGGTAGCTTTGAAAAGCTTTGGACGATGATCCACGATAAATTACCCAATGCCGAAATCTACTTCCTGTCTATAAAGCCAAGCCCAAGCCGAGCTAAATTTTTAAACGAGGTAATACTGGCTAATAACCTGATCAAGGCTTACGCGGATAGTAAACCTAAAACCCGGTTTATTGACGTAGCTACACCTATCCTCAACGAAAAAAACATGCGGCCCGATTCATCTCTGTTCAAAGGTGATTACCTGCACCTGAACAGCAAGGGGTATGACAAGTGGGAAAAAGTTTTGAAGAAATATGTGAAATAG
- the pdeM gene encoding ligase-associated DNA damage response endonuclease PdeM: MTICAGLPFNLLGEDLILLPQRAIYWQQQKTLIAADVHLGKVGHFRKAGIAVPRDMEQDDLAILSDLIDEHRPEKILFLGDLFHSDMNADWDWFTLWRRRHAKIKITLIKGNHDIIHDRHYTELDIELHDELQVGPFLMLHHPLTTKQMEQATTYAFCGHIHPGVLLIGLGRQHITLPCFAFGAKQGILPSFGRFTGKVAIRNQKTDRIFGVLKDKVIAIA; the protein is encoded by the coding sequence ATGACGATTTGTGCGGGATTGCCTTTTAACCTTTTAGGCGAAGATCTGATTTTACTGCCTCAGCGTGCCATCTACTGGCAACAGCAAAAAACATTAATTGCCGCCGATGTGCACCTCGGTAAAGTGGGCCACTTCCGTAAAGCGGGCATTGCCGTTCCGCGAGATATGGAGCAGGACGATCTGGCCATACTGTCAGATTTGATTGATGAACACCGCCCGGAGAAAATCCTGTTTTTAGGCGACCTGTTTCACAGCGATATGAATGCCGACTGGGATTGGTTTACCCTATGGCGCCGCCGCCATGCCAAAATTAAAATCACACTGATAAAAGGCAATCACGATATTATTCACGACAGGCACTACACCGAACTGGATATTGAACTACACGACGAATTGCAGGTAGGCCCCTTCCTAATGCTGCATCATCCATTGACTACTAAACAAATGGAGCAAGCTACCACCTATGCCTTTTGCGGGCACATACATCCGGGCGTATTATTAATCGGGCTGGGCAGGCAGCACATCACCCTTCCATGTTTTGCCTTTGGCGCTAAACAAGGTATATTACCCTCTTTCGGTAGATTTACGGGTAAGGTAGCCATACGCAACCAAAAAACGGACAGGATATTTGGTGTACTGAAAGATAAGGTGATCGCGATAGCGTAG